The Diospyros lotus cultivar Yz01 chromosome 15, ASM1463336v1, whole genome shotgun sequence genome has a window encoding:
- the LOC127792295 gene encoding rho GDP-dissociation inhibitor 1-like, translating to MGLDGDNNNNQTETATSTAAPDDGSGAASCYATEEEEDDSRPQLGPNCTIKEHLEKDKDDESLRRWKEQLLGSVDVDSAAETLEADVKILSLTILCPERANLVLDIPENGDPKGVWFTLKEGTHYRLRFTIQVNNNIVSGLRYTNTVWKTGLKVDSSKEMLGTFSPQAEPYTHEMTEETTPSGMFARGSYSAKSKFIDDDNKCHLEINYTFNIQKDWPQ from the exons ATGGGTTTGGACggagacaacaacaacaaccagACGGAAACAGCGACTTCGACGGCGGCCCCAGATGACGGCTCCGGCGCGGCCTCCTGTTATGCTacggaggaggaggaagatgacTCCCGCCCTCAGTTGGGTCCCAATTGCACCATTAAAGAACACCTCGAGAAGGACAAG GATGATGAGAGCTTGAGAAGGTGGAAAGAACAGCTTCTGGGCAGTGTCGACGTCGATTCGGCTGCAG aAACCCTAGAAGCAGATGTGAAGATTTTGAGCCTAACAATCTTGTGCCCTGAAAGAGCTAATCTTGTTCTTGACATTCCTGAGAATGGGGACCCAAAGGGAGTGTGGTTTACACTCAAAGAAGGCACCCATTATCGCCTCAGATTCACCATTCAGGTCAACAACAACATTGTCTCTGGCTTGAGGTATACTAATACTGTTTGGAAAACTGGTCTCAAGG TGGACAGCTCCAAGGAGATGCTTGGAACCTTCAGCCCGCAGGCAGAGCCTTACACACATGAGATGACAGAAGAAACTACTCCCTCTGGAATGTTTGCAAGAGGATCTTATTCAGCCAAATCAAAG TTCATCGATGATGACAACAAATGCCACTTGGAAATCAACTACACATTTAATATTCAGAAGGATTGGCCACAGTAA